One Ficedula albicollis isolate OC2 chromosome 26, FicAlb1.5, whole genome shotgun sequence DNA segment encodes these proteins:
- the DRAM2 gene encoding DNA damage-regulated autophagy modulator protein 2 gives MWWFQQGLSFLPVALVVWSAASFVFSYITAIVLHHVDPLVPYISDTGTIPPERCLFGIMLNVSTFLGMATMYVRYKQVSALSPEKPRILRLNKLGLRLGWMSCFGLCIIANFQKCILYYIHVLGACLTFGVGSIYMLVQTILSYLMQPELHSKDIFWARLAVFLWSCSSILSMFVSSVVLYSGLYGQNLVQKLHWDPQERGYTPHMISTVSEWSLAFSFLSFFLTYIRDFQKISLQAVVSLQGQTLYESPGSCRAEDQALLIAGSI, from the exons ATGTGGTGGTTCCAGCAAGGCCTCTCGTTCCTGCCCGTGGCGCTGGTTGTGTGGTCAGCAGCatcctttgtgttttcctaCATTACTGCAATTGTCCTACACCACGTTGACCCTTTGGTGCCCTACATCAG TGATACAGGGACAATACCACCTGAAAGATGCTTATTTGGGATCATGTTAAATGTTTCAACCTTTTTGG GGATGGCCACCATGTACGTGCGATACAAGCAGGTGtctgccctgagcccagagAAACCCAGGATCCTCAGGCTGAATAAGCTGGGCCTCAGGCTGGGATGGATGAGCTGCTTTGGGCTCTGCATTATTGCCAATTTCCAG AAATGCATCCTGTACTACATCCACGTGCTGGGAGCCTGCCTGACCTTTGGGGTGGGCTCCATTTACATGCTGGTTCAGACCATCCTGTCCTACCTGATGCAGCCAGAACTTCACAGCAAAGACATCTTCTGGGCCCGCCTGGCCGTGTTCctctggagctgttccagcaTCCTGAGCA tgtttgTGTCCTCAGTTGTGTTGTACAGTGGCCTGTATGGACAGAACCTGGTGCAGAAGCTGCACTGGGACCCCCAGGAAAGA GGCTACACTCCCCACATGATCAGCACTGTCTCCGAGTGGTCACTggcattttccttcctcagcttCTTCCTCACCTACATCCGTGATTTCCAG AAAATCTCCCTACAAGCCGTGGTCAGCCTGCAGGGCCAGACCCTGTACgagagcccagggagctgcagggcagaggacCAGGCACTGCTCATAGCAGGGAGCATCTGA
- the LRIF1 gene encoding ligand-dependent nuclear receptor-interacting factor 1: protein MYRVIQTTGPDGKNLLKLLPISKTSGSFMPLVQPPAMPNNSNANVSSPVHLTFKTQLGNTTAPSSVKIPIFQPPNPGRIILTRTLDKQESARAGSEKESLIPSEAASAQSSCMAVDGVSLQNIAITSSSHQSSMTCMVVNTKPLPVTVKSPVLPSGHHLQIPADAEVKSVPASLLPPSIQQKILAAAATNVSGGADSTKTPMVIYMSPVNTVKTSQVLPKHLQSFCPKPAAEVSKTLIVTTAQKGSGSSPEPVTSEGQQCQQTPMKWIVQETAPLSAACLIPVKSSNNVASKILKTLSDTKNVEVNPANILPPCSNGPGGNQTKITPLKENALVMYNGKVYLLTKRGSDVLSAQAEKQTSSSADGLLKKETPKQIDSTKVNKITSKVVNLVLSKSKGVVLSQKDPKPCTVSKNSSPVALRNDLKSTPAAPLVSGANQQDPTVIQRQSLPFTKSVSCSGVIPVPAVGMQENVWQNGKDMSHSPKAAGAVLPQAKQECAVGEDWPKIPCEKMDSPGKVIQIKHQEHPHWRQYLELRKKFGLFKEERVYLMRIPLRAFCENPEERVCSSDSLERKNDSCSSSSLDVEIRSHHQGCVEEKKIIVDLEEDLIRKRKINSSPLLDSGKRRRTSIKPATSPSLEITSSTSSALAISPPAASPQPSVPPGSATGSQGRDSEQDVLPWHSDTAHPGISVLVTSEEDTSVLEGSFRDDAFPVAPPDLDETIRDEKIKRLKQLLREREAALEEMRREMQQS, encoded by the exons ATGTACCGAGTCATTCAGACAACGGGACCAGATGGAAAAAACCTTCTGAAATTGCTTCCCATTTCTAAAACTTCTGGAAGCTTTATGCCACTAGTTCAGCCTCCAGCCATGCCAAATAATTCTAACGCAAATGTTTCTAGCCCAGTCCATCTTACTTTTAAGACACAGCTTGGCAATACTACTGCACCTTCATCTGTTAAGATACCTATTTTTCAGCCTCCTAATCCTGGAAGGATTATTCTTACGAGGACATTAGACAAGCAGGAAAGTGCTAGGGCAGGTTCTGAAAAGGAAAGCTTGATTCCAAGTGAAGCTgccagtgcccagagcagctgtatGGCCGTGGATGGAGTGTCCTTGCAGAACATCGCCATCACGAGCTCCTCTCACCAGAGCAGCATGACCTGTATGGTGGTGAACACCAAACCCCTCCCAGTGACTGTCAAGTCTCCAGTGCTGCCCTCTGGACACCACCTCCAGATTCCAGCTGATGCAGAGGTGAAATCTGTCCCAGCGTCTCTTTTGCCACCCTCAATACAGCAAAAaatcctggcagctgcagccaccaaTGTGTCTGGAGGGGCCGACAGCACCAAAACGCCGATGGTGATTTACATGTCACCTGTGAACACGGTGAAAACCTCACAAGTCCTGCCCAAGCACTTGCAGAGCTTTTGCCCCAAACCTGCCGCAGAAGTTTCAAAGACACTGATTGTGACAACTGCCCAAAAGGGGTCTGGTTCTTCTCCTGAGCCAGTCACATctgaggggcagcagtgccagcaaaCTCCCATGAAATGGATCGTGCAAGAAACTGCCCCACTCTCAGCAGCTTGTCTTATCCCTGTAAAATCTTCAAATAATGTGGCTTCCAAGATCTTGAAAACTTTATCAGACACAAAGAATGTAGAAGTTAatcctgcaaatattttgccACCCTGCTCTAATGGTCCTGGtggaaaccaaaccaaaatcacACCTTTAAAAGAAAACGCTCTGGTCATGTACAATGGGAAAGTCTATTTATTGACCAAAAGAGGCTCTGATGTTCTGTCAGCCcaggctgaaaaacaaacatcttCCTCTGCTGATGGTTTACTGAAAAAGGAGACACCCAAGCAAATTGATTCTACCAAAGTCAATAAAATAACCAGTAAAGTGGTGAATCTGGTGTTGTCAAAAAGCAAAGGAGTGGTGCTGTCTCAGAAAGACCCGAAACCATGTACAGTCTCCAAAAATTCATCACCAGTTGCCTTAAGAAATGACCTAAAATCCACACCTGCAGCTCCGCTGGTATCAGGTGCTAATCAGCAGGATCCCACTGTAATCCAGAGACAGAGTTTGCCCTTCACCAAGAGTGTTTCTTGCAGTGGAGtgatcccagttccagcagtAGGGATGCAGGAAAATGTGTGGCAGAATGGCAAAGACATGAGTCAttccccaaaagcagcaggggctgtgttaCCTCAGGCTAAGCAGGAATGTGCTGTCGGTGAAGACTGGCCAAAG atCCCATGTGAAAAGATGGATTCACCAGGAAAGGTTATTCAAATCAAACACCAAGAGCACCCACACTGGAGACAATACTtggaattaaggaaaaaatttggTCTCTTTAAGGAAGAGAGAGTTTACCTTATGAGAATACCATTAAGGGCCTTCTGTGAGAACCCAGAAGAAAGGGTTTGTTCCAGTGAcagcttggaaagaaaaaatgattcTTGCAGTTCATCCTCATTGGATGTGGAAATAAGGAGTCATCATCAGGGATGTGTAGAAGAGAAAAAG ATAATTGTGGATCTGGAAGAGGATTTgattaggaaaaggaaaataaattcctcaCCTTTGTTGGACAGTGGCAAGAGGAGGAGAACTTCAATCAAACCAGCCACAAGTCCCAGTTTAGAAATCACCAGCTCGACTTCCAGTGCACTTGCCATTTCACCTCCAGCAGCCTCACCACAGCCAAGTGTtccccctggctctgccacaggATCCCAAGGGAGGGACTCGGAGCAGGACGTTCTCCCCtggcacagtgacactgcccaCCCAGGGATTTCAGTTTTAGTGACTTCTGAAGAGGATACTTCAGTTCTGGAAGGTTCTTTCCGAGATGATGCTTTCCCTGTGGCTCCCCCAGACCTGGACGAGACGATAAGGGATGAAAAAATCAAGCGACTGAAGCAGCTCCTGCGAGAGCGGGAGGCAGCGCTGGAGGAAATGCGCCgggaaatgcagcagagctga